Proteins co-encoded in one Mycobacteriales bacterium genomic window:
- a CDS encoding DUF2855 family protein — MAWDLLVDRTDLARTSLVEVPEPVAGPGEALLRVDRVGLTANNATYAVFGDAMRYWDFFPAPAGTGRVPLWGFATVVASSSPLAEVGQQVYGYLPSSSHLVVTPGRGPAFRDIAPHRAELAAVYNSYLPAVVADAHDGDLQLLYRPLFGTAFLLADLIASSDLFGATQVVFSSASSKTAYCTAALLRGTGRLVGLTSPGNLAFVEGLGVYDETRAYDDVASLAAAPTSYVDLAGSAPLRSAVHHHLGDLLVHSAVVGATQFEAGTGERLPGAPPTFFFAPDRIVVRTADWGPDGFRDRYDAAWSGALPSLDSWVDVVAHSGAEALQSLWPRVLSGDVAPREGHVVSL, encoded by the coding sequence ATGGCCTGGGACCTGCTCGTCGACCGCACCGACCTCGCGCGCACCTCGCTGGTGGAGGTCCCCGAGCCGGTCGCCGGACCGGGTGAGGCGCTGCTGCGCGTCGACCGCGTCGGGCTGACCGCCAACAACGCGACCTACGCCGTCTTCGGCGACGCGATGCGCTACTGGGACTTCTTCCCCGCGCCGGCCGGCACGGGCCGGGTCCCGCTGTGGGGCTTCGCGACCGTCGTCGCGTCGTCGTCTCCCCTCGCCGAGGTGGGGCAGCAGGTCTACGGCTACCTGCCCTCCTCGTCGCACCTCGTCGTCACGCCTGGGCGCGGGCCGGCCTTCCGTGACATCGCGCCACACCGGGCGGAGCTCGCCGCCGTCTACAACAGCTACCTGCCTGCCGTGGTGGCGGACGCCCACGACGGCGACCTGCAGCTGCTCTACCGGCCGCTGTTCGGGACGGCCTTCCTGCTCGCCGACCTGATCGCGTCCTCCGACCTCTTCGGCGCGACGCAGGTCGTCTTCTCCTCCGCGTCGAGCAAGACCGCCTACTGCACGGCCGCCCTGCTGCGCGGCACCGGCCGCCTCGTCGGCCTGACCTCCCCCGGCAACCTGGCCTTCGTCGAGGGCCTCGGGGTCTACGACGAGACCAGGGCGTACGACGACGTCGCGTCCCTGGCCGCTGCTCCGACGAGCTACGTCGACCTGGCCGGCTCCGCACCGCTGCGGTCGGCCGTCCACCACCACCTCGGCGACCTTCTCGTGCACTCGGCGGTGGTCGGCGCGACGCAGTTCGAGGCCGGCACGGGAGAGCGCCTCCCAGGGGCGCCGCCCACGTTCTTCTTCGCGCCCGACCGGATCGTCGTGCGGACCGCGGACTGGGGACCGGACGGCTTCCGCGACCGCTACGACGCGGCCTGGTCCGGCGCCCTGCCGTCACTTGATTCCTGGGTGGATGTCGTCGCTCACTCGGGGGCCGAGGCGCTGCAGTCGTTGTGGCCGCGGGTCCTGTCGGGCGACGTCGCACCGCGCGAGGGCCACGTCGTCTCGCTGTGA
- the glyA gene encoding serine hydroxymethyltransferase, with protein sequence MTALPADFFTAPVSEVDPEIAAALDAELRRQQDTLEMIASENFVPQAVLDCQGSVLTNKYAEGYPGRRYYGGCEHVDVVEQLAIDRAKALFGADHANVQPHAGAQANNAVYHALLQPGDRIMGLSLAHGGHLSHGMKLNVSGRLYDVVAYEVDRETSRIDMDAVAEKARETRPKMIVAGWSAYPRHLDFARFREIADEIGALLFVDMAHFAGLVAAGLHPSPVPYADVVSSTVHKTLGGPRSGIILCREQHQKKIDQAVFPGQQGGPLTHVIAAKAVALRIAASPEFRERQERTIAGAQAVADELMQVGEGVTVLTGGTDVHLALVDLRDSELDGQQAEDRLHEIGITVNRNAVPFDPRPPMVTSGLRIGTPALASRGLSVETLREVGRLIGRALTPAFETEKADLAKQVRAVADAHPLYAQLG encoded by the coding sequence GTGACCGCCCTTCCCGCCGACTTCTTCACCGCCCCGGTCTCCGAGGTCGACCCCGAGATCGCGGCCGCGCTCGACGCCGAGCTGCGTCGCCAGCAGGACACCCTCGAGATGATCGCCTCCGAGAACTTCGTGCCGCAGGCCGTCCTCGACTGCCAGGGATCGGTCCTCACCAACAAGTACGCCGAGGGCTACCCCGGTCGCCGCTACTACGGCGGTTGCGAGCACGTCGACGTCGTCGAGCAGCTCGCGATCGACCGCGCGAAGGCGCTGTTCGGTGCCGATCACGCCAACGTGCAGCCGCACGCGGGCGCCCAGGCCAACAACGCCGTCTACCACGCGCTGCTCCAGCCCGGCGACCGGATCATGGGCCTGTCGCTCGCGCACGGCGGCCACCTGTCCCACGGCATGAAGCTCAACGTCAGCGGCCGGCTCTACGACGTCGTCGCCTACGAGGTCGACCGCGAGACCTCGCGCATCGACATGGACGCGGTCGCCGAGAAGGCCCGCGAGACCCGCCCGAAGATGATCGTCGCCGGTTGGTCGGCCTACCCCCGCCACCTCGACTTCGCGCGCTTCCGCGAGATCGCCGACGAGATCGGCGCGCTGCTGTTCGTGGACATGGCCCACTTCGCCGGCCTCGTCGCGGCCGGCCTGCACCCGAGCCCGGTGCCCTACGCCGACGTCGTCTCGAGCACCGTGCACAAGACCCTCGGCGGTCCGCGCTCCGGCATCATCCTGTGCCGCGAGCAGCACCAGAAGAAGATCGACCAGGCGGTCTTCCCCGGTCAGCAGGGCGGCCCGCTCACCCACGTCATCGCGGCCAAGGCCGTCGCGTTGCGGATCGCGGCCAGCCCGGAGTTCCGCGAGCGCCAGGAGCGCACCATCGCCGGGGCGCAGGCCGTCGCCGACGAGCTCATGCAGGTCGGCGAGGGCGTCACCGTCCTCACCGGCGGCACTGACGTCCACCTCGCCTTGGTCGACCTGCGCGACAGCGAGCTCGACGGCCAGCAGGCCGAGGACCGGCTCCACGAGATCGGCATCACCGTCAACCGCAACGCGGTGCCCTTCGACCCGCGCCCGCCGATGGTCACCTCCGGCCTGCGGATCGGTACGCCGGCGCTGGCCAGCCGGGGCCTCTCGGTCGAGACGCTGCGAGAGGTGGGCCGGCTCATCGGCCGCGCCCTCACCCCGGCCTTCGAGACCGAGAAGGCCGACCTCGCCAAGCAGGTCCGGGCGGTTGCCGACGCGCACCCGCTCTACGCGCAGCTGGGGTAA